The following nucleotide sequence is from Mycobacterium sp. 3519A.
ATCATCGCAAAACGACTCTCCTGCGATGATGGGGGAGTGACCGATGAATCCCCGGGGACGGCCGAACCCGTGACTGACGAGGCGGCCCCGTCCGAGCCTGCACCGAAGAGGCTGCGCCTGCTGCTAGGCGTCGCCGCGGTGGTGCTCATCCTGGACATCGTCACCAAGGTGCTCGCGGTCCGGTTGTTGACCCCCGGCCAGCCGGTGTCCATCGTCGGCGACACCATCACCTGGACGTTGGTGCGCAACTCCGGTGCCGCGTTCTCGATGGCGACCGGCTACACCTGGGTGCTGACCCTGATCGCCACCGGCGTGGTGATCGGCATCATCTGGATGGGCAGGCGCCTGGTCTCGCCGTGGTGGGCGCTCGGCCTCGGCATGATCCTCGGCGGCGCGATGGGCAACCTGGTCGACAGGTTCTTCCGCTCACCGGGTCCGCTGCGCGGGCAC
It contains:
- the lspA gene encoding signal peptidase II, producing the protein MTDESPGTAEPVTDEAAPSEPAPKRLRLLLGVAAVVLILDIVTKVLAVRLLTPGQPVSIVGDTITWTLVRNSGAAFSMATGYTWVLTLIATGVVIGIIWMGRRLVSPWWALGLGMILGGAMGNLVDRFFRSPGPLRGHVVDFLSIGWWPVFNVADPSVVGGAILLVALSLFGFDFDTVGRRKADSSE